In the Carboxydothermus hydrogenoformans Z-2901 genome, one interval contains:
- a CDS encoding GerAB/ArcD/ProY family transporter codes for MKISWGEGVALIIGATVGSGIISLPAVMAEAAKSSGWLLIFPGGFINFLSLLTIVVVQSYWPDQTFIEYGEKLYGKFLSRFFALIFVYYFLWLASLVLRVFTDFAADTLLEETPTYIMIMLFLLLFFYFCNSGYETVKNINVIFMFIKLALLFVVTFFIINKWEVEYLKPVINPEINLLKGIFGSVFSFSGFSIFLYFAKDFRDLKDGIKASVVGMGLVTLIYAAVCLVGLMIFGPESLARMRYPSYEIIKMLNIGYVVYRLDSLLIGGWMTAIFTVAGLNIFAALLVLRKAFGQKDYRHLTAPILLLVFFWAIAPQNIAEVKDDLGTLSWLAFFLEVIFPYILLLLTIIKKRKST; via the coding sequence ATGAAAATTAGCTGGGGAGAAGGAGTAGCTTTAATAATAGGTGCAACGGTAGGATCGGGCATTATCTCGTTGCCGGCAGTAATGGCTGAGGCTGCCAAGAGTTCCGGCTGGTTGCTCATTTTTCCCGGGGGATTTATAAACTTTCTTTCACTTTTAACGATAGTTGTTGTCCAAAGTTATTGGCCAGACCAAACTTTTATCGAGTACGGGGAAAAGCTTTACGGTAAATTTTTAAGTCGTTTTTTTGCCCTTATTTTTGTTTATTATTTTCTCTGGTTGGCAAGCTTGGTTCTCAGGGTTTTTACCGATTTTGCGGCAGATACGCTTTTAGAAGAAACGCCGACTTACATAATGATAATGTTATTCCTTTTATTATTTTTTTATTTTTGTAACTCCGGTTACGAAACGGTGAAAAATATAAATGTGATCTTTATGTTTATAAAACTTGCCTTACTGTTTGTAGTAACGTTTTTTATCATTAATAAATGGGAGGTAGAATATTTAAAGCCGGTAATAAATCCCGAAATTAATCTTTTAAAAGGTATTTTTGGTAGTGTATTTTCCTTTTCAGGTTTTAGTATTTTTTTATATTTTGCCAAAGATTTCCGTGACTTGAAAGACGGGATAAAAGCCTCGGTCGTAGGTATGGGGCTTGTAACTTTAATTTATGCAGCTGTATGTTTAGTAGGTCTAATGATTTTTGGACCGGAATCGTTAGCACGGATGCGTTATCCCTCCTATGAGATAATCAAAATGTTAAATATCGGGTATGTTGTTTACCGCTTGGATAGCTTACTAATTGGTGGCTGGATGACGGCAATTTTCACGGTGGCGGGACTTAATATTTTTGCTGCGCTGTTAGTGTTACGTAAGGCCTTTGGGCAAAAAGATTACCGGCATTTAACGGCTCCAATCTTGCTTTTAGTATTTTTTTGGGCTATTGCTCCTCAAAATATTGCCGAAGTAAAGGATGACCTGGGAACCTTATCCTGGTTGGCATTTTTTCTTGAAGTAATTTTTCCCTACATCTTATTACTTTTAACCATTATCAAAAAGAGAAAGAGTACTTAG
- the lysA gene encoding diaminopimelate decarboxylase, whose translation MRFTGTMRVNEKGHLEIGGVDTVDLAREFGTPLYILDEEEFRKNCREYYQNFTQKHPGSLAIYAGKTLLTTAICRLVEEEGLGLDVVSGGELYTAIKADFPLHKVYFHGNNKSPEEIRLGVEAGVGRFVVDNLYELYLLNDIAKSYKVRQPILLRVSPGIEAHTHEYIKTGQIDSKFGFPIETGQAMDAAQRALELDGIELKGFHCHIGSQIFELESFAHTVEVMTAFMAEVFKATGFMTEELDLGGGLGIYYAEGDNPPTVAAMAETIFTTLESQCQKLGLKVPKVIVEPGRSIAGPAGSTLYTIGAIKDIPGIRTYVAVDGGMGDNPRPALYQAKYEAIVANKANDQPVKLVSIAGKCCESGDMLIWDIELAEIKPGDLLLVSNTGAYNYSMAMNYNRLPRPAMVLVGGGKAELIVRRETYDDLLSHDLIPAHLKTRKVVTMY comes from the coding sequence ATGCGTTTTACCGGTACGATGAGGGTAAATGAAAAAGGTCATTTAGAAATAGGCGGTGTCGATACGGTAGATTTGGCCCGGGAGTTCGGTACTCCACTTTATATTTTAGATGAGGAAGAATTTCGAAAAAACTGCCGGGAATACTACCAAAACTTCACCCAAAAACACCCCGGGTCACTGGCGATTTATGCGGGAAAAACCCTTTTAACTACTGCAATTTGCCGTTTAGTTGAAGAAGAGGGTTTGGGGCTTGATGTGGTGTCCGGTGGCGAACTTTATACTGCTATAAAAGCAGACTTTCCTTTGCACAAGGTGTATTTCCATGGCAACAACAAAAGCCCTGAGGAAATCAGGCTTGGAGTTGAAGCCGGAGTAGGCCGCTTTGTGGTGGATAATCTTTACGAACTGTATCTTTTAAATGACATTGCAAAAAGCTATAAAGTACGGCAACCAATATTATTAAGGGTTAGTCCCGGGATTGAGGCCCATACCCATGAGTATATTAAAACCGGGCAAATTGACAGTAAATTTGGTTTTCCCATTGAAACCGGTCAGGCAATGGATGCGGCCCAAAGGGCCTTGGAACTGGACGGAATTGAATTAAAAGGTTTTCACTGTCATATAGGCTCGCAAATCTTTGAACTTGAGTCTTTTGCTCACACGGTAGAAGTCATGACCGCCTTTATGGCTGAAGTATTTAAAGCTACCGGTTTTATGACGGAAGAATTGGATTTAGGCGGCGGTCTTGGTATTTACTATGCTGAAGGTGATAACCCTCCTACGGTGGCGGCAATGGCGGAGACTATTTTTACAACTTTAGAAAGTCAGTGCCAAAAACTCGGACTTAAAGTACCAAAGGTGATAGTAGAGCCGGGACGTTCAATTGCCGGTCCCGCGGGAAGTACGTTATACACGATTGGGGCAATTAAAGATATCCCGGGAATTAGAACCTATGTTGCGGTGGACGGTGGGATGGGTGACAATCCCCGACCGGCATTATATCAGGCTAAGTACGAAGCAATAGTGGCAAATAAAGCTAACGACCAGCCGGTCAAGTTAGTTTCAATTGCCGGTAAGTGCTGTGAGTCAGGGGATATGTTGATTTGGGATATTGAATTGGCGGAAATTAAGCCGGGAGACCTTTTATTGGTTAGCAATACCGGAGCTTACAACTATTCCATGGCGATGAATTATAACCGTTTACCCCGACCGGCCATGGTTTTAGTTGGTGGGGGAAAGGCGGAGCTGATTGTTCGCCGAGAAACTTATGACGACCTGTTAAGCCACGATTTAATCCCCGCCCATTTAAAAACGCGCAAGGTAGTTACCATGTATTAG
- a CDS encoding acyl-CoA dehydratase activase gives MKKGVFLGIDVGSVSTNLVVINEEKEILEAIYLRTNGRPLVALKEGLRKIYDRIKEEEILGVGTTGSGRQLAALVLGADTVKNEITAHAVAANYLVPGVRTILEIGGQDSKLILLKDGVVTDFAMNTVCAAGTGSFLDQQAQRLNIPIEKFGEIALKAQNPVRIAGRCAVFAESDMIHKQQLGLSIEDILAGLCDALVRNYLNNLAKGKKLYDKIVFQGGVAANIAMREAFRRALCTEVIVPPYFEVMGALGAALIAAFEREKQPYKTRFKGFNVKDAELKTENFECQNCPNFCEVVKIYEDYEVVGYLNDRCGRYSQMNNKKLAGIG, from the coding sequence ATGAAAAAAGGCGTATTTCTGGGAATTGATGTAGGTTCGGTAAGTACCAATTTAGTGGTGATTAATGAAGAAAAGGAAATTCTGGAAGCAATTTATTTGAGAACGAACGGCCGGCCTCTTGTTGCCTTAAAAGAAGGTTTAAGAAAAATTTACGACCGAATCAAAGAAGAAGAAATATTAGGGGTGGGGACAACCGGAAGCGGCCGGCAGTTGGCAGCGTTGGTGTTAGGAGCAGATACCGTGAAAAACGAAATAACTGCCCATGCGGTGGCTGCTAACTATTTGGTACCCGGAGTACGAACCATCTTAGAAATTGGTGGACAGGATTCCAAGCTTATTCTCTTAAAAGATGGTGTAGTAACCGATTTTGCGATGAATACCGTGTGTGCGGCCGGTACCGGTTCGTTTTTGGACCAGCAGGCGCAAAGGCTTAACATTCCTATTGAAAAATTTGGAGAAATAGCGTTAAAAGCCCAGAATCCGGTGCGGATAGCCGGGCGGTGTGCGGTATTTGCCGAGTCCGATATGATTCACAAGCAACAATTGGGCTTAAGTATTGAAGATATTCTCGCGGGCCTTTGCGATGCTCTGGTAAGAAACTATTTAAACAATTTAGCTAAGGGCAAAAAGCTTTACGATAAAATTGTTTTTCAGGGCGGTGTGGCGGCCAACATTGCCATGCGAGAAGCGTTTAGGCGGGCGCTTTGTACCGAAGTAATTGTGCCGCCCTATTTTGAGGTAATGGGAGCTTTAGGAGCAGCGTTAATTGCAGCTTTTGAGCGGGAAAAACAGCCTTATAAAACCAGGTTCAAGGGCTTTAACGTGAAAGATGCCGAATTAAAAACCGAGAATTTTGAATGCCAAAACTGTCCTAACTTTTGTGAAGTGGTTAAAATATATGAAGATTACGAGGTAGTGGGTTATTTAAATGACCGCTGCGGCCGTTACAGTCAGATGAATAACAAAAAATTAGCGGGGATAGGTTGA
- a CDS encoding acyl-CoA dehydratase activase-related protein, with amino-acid sequence MKIGIPRGLYFYDYYPFWETFFQELGVDVVTSKPTDKETLNLGVEAAVDDACLPVKVFFGHARFLKDRVDYLFIPRYVSEYRRTYICPKFLGLPEMIIFRLKAQNVLSHDLTAYRKGEDFYRGVYVLGKKITPNGMKIMRAIYAAWKNQKAYLQKKYLGYQPLDLIDGKQNYVPDLKKPLFAVVGHAYNINDRHASMDLIKKIRRFGGEVLTPDNVPFAEAVKKAGILPKKPFWSFAIKNFGGSIYLAENYPLKGIISLNSFGCGPDSIITELTGRYLRRKFSLPFLNLTIDEHTGEAGLVTRLEAFWDMTVERSFAGESYLPAHG; translated from the coding sequence ATGAAAATAGGTATTCCGCGAGGTTTATATTTTTACGATTATTATCCCTTTTGGGAAACTTTTTTCCAAGAGTTGGGAGTAGATGTTGTAACCTCAAAACCTACCGATAAGGAGACCCTTAACTTGGGGGTAGAAGCGGCGGTAGATGATGCCTGTTTGCCGGTTAAAGTTTTTTTCGGCCATGCGCGGTTTTTAAAAGACCGGGTAGATTATCTCTTTATACCCCGCTATGTTAGTGAATACCGGCGTACTTACATCTGCCCGAAATTTTTGGGATTGCCCGAAATGATTATCTTTCGCTTAAAAGCCCAAAATGTTCTTTCCCATGACTTAACGGCCTATCGAAAGGGAGAAGATTTTTACCGGGGGGTTTATGTTCTTGGGAAAAAAATTACGCCAAACGGTATGAAAATAATGCGAGCGATTTATGCAGCCTGGAAAAATCAAAAAGCTTATTTGCAAAAAAAGTACCTTGGATATCAACCGCTGGATTTAATTGATGGGAAGCAAAATTATGTGCCGGACTTAAAGAAACCGCTTTTTGCGGTGGTGGGTCATGCCTACAATATTAATGACCGTCATGCCAGTATGGATTTAATAAAAAAAATTCGCCGGTTTGGAGGAGAAGTTTTAACTCCTGATAACGTTCCCTTTGCGGAAGCGGTAAAAAAAGCTGGGATTCTACCCAAAAAACCCTTTTGGAGTTTTGCGATTAAAAACTTTGGTGGCAGTATTTATCTCGCTGAAAATTACCCGTTAAAAGGGATAATAAGTTTAAATTCTTTTGGCTGCGGACCTGATTCAATAATAACCGAACTTACGGGCCGGTATTTGAGAAGAAAATTTTCCTTACCTTTTTTAAACCTTACCATTGACGAACACACCGGTGAGGCGGGACTTGTAACCCGTCTTGAAGCTTTTTGGGATATGACGGTGGAAAGGAGTTTTGCCGGTGAAAGTTACCTACCCGCACATGGGTAA